From the Caballeronia sp. NK8 genome, one window contains:
- a CDS encoding NAD(P)-dependent oxidoreductase has protein sequence MKDTRIVLPGGAGLVGQNLVARLKAQGYHNLVVLDKFRANLGILRATHPDVTAIYADLAEPGGWEQHFEGADVVVMLQAQIGAPTLEPFIRNNITATRHVLAAIKQYEVPYTVHISSSVVNSVANDFYTDTKREQEEIVVASGIDCVVLRPTLMFGWFDRKHLGWLSRFMQRVPAFPIPGSGKYMRQPLYVGDFCNVIISCIDSRIKGSAYNISGLERVDYIDIIRQIKRATRARCAIIKIPYGLFDVLLRIYAMFDKNPPFTSDQLKALTAGDEFEVIDWPGIFRIRPTPFANAMDETFNDPTYSHIALEF, from the coding sequence AGGGCTACCACAATCTCGTCGTACTCGACAAATTCCGCGCGAATCTCGGCATCCTGCGCGCGACGCATCCCGACGTGACGGCCATCTACGCGGACCTCGCCGAGCCCGGCGGCTGGGAGCAGCACTTCGAAGGCGCGGATGTCGTCGTGATGCTTCAGGCGCAGATCGGCGCGCCCACACTGGAGCCGTTCATCCGCAACAACATCACTGCGACGCGCCATGTGCTTGCGGCGATCAAGCAATACGAGGTGCCGTACACGGTGCACATCAGTTCGTCGGTGGTGAACTCCGTTGCGAACGATTTCTATACCGACACAAAACGTGAACAGGAAGAGATCGTGGTGGCCTCGGGCATCGACTGCGTCGTGCTCAGGCCCACGCTCATGTTTGGCTGGTTCGACCGCAAGCACCTTGGCTGGCTCTCGCGTTTCATGCAACGCGTGCCCGCGTTTCCGATTCCCGGCAGCGGCAAGTACATGCGCCAGCCGCTCTATGTCGGTGATTTCTGCAACGTGATCATCAGTTGCATCGACTCACGGATCAAGGGCTCGGCCTACAACATTTCGGGCCTTGAGCGAGTCGATTACATCGACATCATCCGTCAGATCAAACGCGCCACGCGCGCGCGCTGCGCCATCATCAAGATTCCCTACGGTCTCTTCGATGTGCTGTTGCGCATCTACGCGATGTTCGACAAGAACCCGCCGTTCACCTCCGATCAGTTGAAAGCGCTCACCGCAGGCGACGAATTCGAAGTGATCGACTGGCCGGGCATCTTCAGGATTCGCCCGACCCCGTTCGCGAACGCGATGGACGAAACCTTCAACGATCCCACCTACAGCCATATTGCACTCGAGTTTTGA